Proteins encoded in a region of the Enterococcus gilvus ATCC BAA-350 genome:
- a CDS encoding aldehyde dehydrogenase family protein, whose amino-acid sequence MEKQFDKQFIGGKWKQGKDSTHVNEDKNPYTQETILKIQGANTEDVDEAYQAAQQAQKEWMKQTPQERSAIIEKAAALMEEKQAEIVEWLIKEGGATQIKAGLEASLAKGITEEAASFPMRLEGKLLPTNTPGEESFVTHRPVGVIGIISPWNFPFHLTMRSLAPALAAGNGVVIKPASDSPVTGGLLPAAIFEAAGVPEGLVNVTVGSGSEIGDYFVGHPIPSFISFTGSTAVGKNIASHAMSGEKIKQVALELGGNSPFIVLEDADIEEAAQALVVSKFMHSGQICMAANRAIVVEAVFDEFVAKVVERVKGLAVGDPAKEGTVIGPIINQKQTDQIQEIIQRAKDADATFLVEGAVHGQVVDPVVLVSDDPSLDIFHEEIFGPVLPILKVKDTEAAIQAANDTEYGLSSALFTKDLDKGRALANEIESGMCHINGLTVDDQPNAPFGGEKNSGIGRFNGEWVLEEFTRTQWVTTKSGKGQYPF is encoded by the coding sequence ATGGAAAAACAATTCGACAAACAATTTATTGGCGGAAAATGGAAACAAGGTAAAGATTCAACGCATGTAAATGAGGATAAGAATCCTTATACGCAAGAAACGATCCTGAAGATCCAAGGTGCGAATACAGAGGATGTCGATGAGGCCTATCAAGCCGCTCAACAGGCACAGAAGGAATGGATGAAGCAAACACCGCAGGAACGCAGTGCGATCATCGAAAAGGCAGCCGCATTAATGGAAGAAAAGCAGGCGGAGATCGTCGAGTGGCTGATCAAAGAAGGCGGTGCGACACAAATCAAAGCCGGTCTGGAAGCCAGTCTCGCAAAAGGGATCACAGAAGAAGCGGCCAGCTTTCCGATGCGTCTAGAGGGCAAGCTTTTGCCTACGAATACCCCCGGGGAAGAAAGCTTCGTGACCCATCGCCCAGTTGGGGTGATCGGGATCATCAGTCCATGGAATTTTCCGTTCCATTTGACGATGCGTTCTTTGGCGCCGGCGCTTGCAGCGGGAAATGGCGTCGTGATCAAACCCGCGAGTGATAGTCCAGTGACCGGCGGACTTTTGCCAGCGGCCATCTTTGAAGCGGCCGGTGTTCCTGAAGGCTTAGTCAATGTGACTGTCGGAAGCGGCAGCGAGATCGGCGATTACTTTGTCGGACACCCGATCCCAAGCTTCATTTCCTTTACAGGCTCTACGGCTGTCGGAAAAAACATTGCCAGTCATGCCATGAGTGGGGAGAAGATCAAGCAAGTTGCTTTAGAACTTGGTGGAAATTCCCCATTTATCGTCTTAGAGGACGCGGACATCGAAGAAGCGGCACAAGCACTTGTTGTCAGCAAATTTATGCACTCAGGACAGATCTGTATGGCTGCCAATCGTGCCATTGTTGTTGAAGCTGTCTTTGATGAATTTGTTGCTAAGGTCGTCGAACGCGTGAAGGGATTGGCTGTAGGTGATCCTGCGAAAGAGGGAACGGTCATTGGTCCGATCATCAATCAAAAGCAGACAGATCAGATCCAAGAAATCATTCAACGAGCAAAAGACGCAGACGCGACGTTCTTAGTAGAAGGAGCAGTCCATGGTCAAGTGGTGGACCCAGTGGTATTGGTCTCAGATGATCCATCATTAGATATTTTCCATGAAGAGATTTTTGGCCCGGTTCTTCCGATCTTAAAGGTGAAGGATACGGAAGCTGCGATCCAGGCAGCCAATGATACTGAATACGGGCTGTCGAGTGCGCTGTTTACGAAGGACCTAGACAAAGGACGGGCGTTGGCGAACGAGATCGAGTCCGGTATGTGCCATATCAATGGCCTGACCGTGGACGATCAGCCGAACGCACCGTTTGGCGGCGAGAAGAATTCTGGGATCGGCCGCTTTAACGGCGAGTGGGTGCTAGAAGAATTTACTCGGACACAATGGGTAACGACCAAATCTGGAAAAGGGCAATACCCATTCTAA